The Linepithema humile isolate Giens D197 chromosome 2, Lhum_UNIL_v1.0, whole genome shotgun sequence genome has a segment encoding these proteins:
- the LOC105678998 gene encoding uncharacterized protein, which yields MSKVDITKDNVWDYFKRISEEKFQAKCRKCGDSFIYINDSTFLTHLRSSKHKIYFIDEANKNLEKTKQDIYYNSTFIKCDICEKHVLQEDFDDHIQSHPVEEVAYYEASRTKEEHMKQIDSFDAKCKLKNCNTFIRLQIASTLLHHLLSKHKNELENMQTGAIDDATNVTNKEELLHNYTLHRPHYFRAKCKFCNNFQGYYVDTKKFHQHLEKHHNEATLYEKKNKRFPWKLFKYYDEKKLQCFLCENLHTEPFLEDSLLQHIFTYHEEMYNSCYYDHNDSDWAWKYCDISGDFQVLCQICSEKTDLDIQLTNLQHHINNTHLNKSPSGKEEYKIAGESQSQKEKSREKGLSKGE from the exons ATGTCAAAAGTGGACATAACTAAAGACAATGTGTgggattattttaaaagaattagcGAAGAGAAATTTCAAGCAAAGTGCAGGAAGTGCGGAGATAGTTTTATCTACATCAACGATTCAACTTTTTTAACACACTTACGTTCAagcaaacataaaatttattttatcgatgaaGCAAACAAAAACTTAGAAAAAACTAAACAGGATATATATTACAACTCAACATTCATAAAATGTGACATTTGTGAAAAGCATGTTTTGCAAGAAGATTTTGACGATCACATACAATCACATCCTGTAGAAGAAGTTGCATATTATGAAGCGAGCAGAACTAAGGAGGAACATATGAAACAAATTGATTCTTTTGATGCGAAGTGCAAACTGAAGAATTGTAATACATTTATACGTCTTCAAATTGCATCAACATTATTACACCATTTATTAAGCAAGCATAAGAACGAATTGGAAAATATGCAAACGGGCGCAATAGATGATGCAACTAATGTCACAAATAAGGAAGAACTATTGCACAATTACACATTACACAGGCCTCATTATTTTAgagcaaaatgcaaattttgcaacaattttcaAGGATATTATGTCGACACTAAAAAGTTTCATCAACATTTAGAAAAACATCATAACGAAGCTActttatacgaaaaaaaaaacaaaagatttcCGTGGAAACTTTTCAAGTATTATGACGAAaagaaattacaatgttttctCTGCGAAAATTTGCATACTGAACCGTTTCTAGAAGACTCGTTACTTCAGCATATATTCACGTACCATGAAGAAATGTATAATTCATGTTATTATGACCATAACGACAGTGATTGGGCCTGGAAATACTGTGACATCAGTGGAGATTTTCAAGTGCTATGTCAAATTTGCTCTGAAAAAACGGATCTTGATATTCAATTAACGAATTTACAACaccatattaataatacacatcTGAACAAATCACCAAGTGGGAAAGAAGAGTATAAGATAGCTGGAGAAAGCCAAtcacagaaagaaaaaagtagaGAAAAAG gttTATCCAAAGGTGAATGA
- the LOC136997675 gene encoding uncharacterized protein: MSKFVLTKDNVFDYFERIPENNTHLKCKSCGSCISYFSYQSFILHLRSAKHSEYFKKTATKNLADKSDIYYNRQEFKCIVCKKNVLPENFDNHIHNLHLPEQVAHYEVNRTKKEHMTQISEFMVICELNKCNRDINLKLDPALKLHLRRKHSNILKNVQTGEMHGPSMVTNKKELLNNYTLHMPYFQAKCKFCDNFVEYYINIAKFRQHLIGHHPEVSRYEDVPRNKEPPWIHFMYYSDTNVRCYRCDYLYTEVMKEDWLRTHMDMYHQKDENSPYFNEHVNDWAWKYCDTIGDFQVQCKICSVEEELDIEVAKLNDHFANTHQNKPPSRKREYEIAGPSGSQSQEKKSKEQRSS; encoded by the exons ATGTCAAAATTTGTCTTAACGAAAGATAATGTGTTTgattattttgaaagaattcCCGAAAACAACACTCATTTAAAGTGCAAGTCGTGCGGATCATGTATATCCTACTTTAGTtatcaaagttttatattacatttacgtTCAGCCAAACATtcagaatatttcaaaaaaacagCAACGAAAAACTTAGCAGATAAATCggatatatattacaatagaCAAGAGTTTAAATGTAtcgtttgtaaaaaaaatgttttgcctGAAAATTTTGACAATCACATCCACAACTTACATCTTCCAGAACAAGTGGCACATTATGAAGTGAACAGGACTAAAAAGGAACATATGACACAAATTAGTGAGTTTATGGTGATATGCGAACTGAACAAATGTAATAGAGatataaatcttaaattaGATCCAGCATTAAAGCTCCATTTAAGAAGAAAGCATTcgaacatattaaaaaatgtgcaaaCGGGCGAAATGCATGGGCCAAGTATGGTCACAAATAAGAAAGAACTATTGAACAATTACACATTACACATGCCTTATTTTCAAGCAAAATGCAAGTTTTGCGataattttgtagaatattatatcaacATTGCAAAGTTTCGTCAACATTTAATAGGACATCATCCCGAAGTTAGTCGATACGAAGATGTTCCTAGAAACAAGGAACCCCCGTGGATACATTTCATGTATTATTCCGATACCAATGTACGATGTTATCGCTGCGATTATTTGTATACTGAGGTGATGAAAGAAGATTGGTTAAGAACACATATGGATATGTACCATCAGAAAGACGAAAACTCACCTTATTTTAACGAACACGTCAATGATTGGGCCTGGAAATACTGTGACACCATTGGAGATTTTCAAGtgcaatgtaaaatttgttcCGTTGAAGAAGAACTTGATATTgaagttgcaaaattaaacGACCATTTTGCAAATACACATCAGAACAAGCCACCAAGTAGAAAAAGAGAATATGAAATAGCTGGACCGTCAGGAAGCCAAtcacaagagaaaaaaagtaaagaacaAC gtTCATCGTAA